The Candidatus Equadaptatus faecalis region AAAACGCTTGCGGACAACGGCTATGACACGCTTGCCCTGCACGGCGACAGACCTGGTTTCTGGAACAGACAGGCTGTTTATCCGCGTCTGGGCTTCAAACGCTTTGTAAGCAGAAACGAGTTTGAGCAGGACGAAATAATAGGCTTGGGGTTGAGCGACAGAAGCTTTTTCAGACAGACTGCCGATATTCTTTCAAAGAACAGTCAGCCGTTCTACGCGTTTCTTGTAACGCTTACAAGCCACTATCCGTATGACTGGAAAGAGCTTCCTCAGCAGACGAAGCTGGACACCGGAAGCTTCAAGGATACGCTGCTCGGCAATTATCTGCTTTCAATACACTATTTTGACGCCTGTTTCGGCGAATTTATTGCCACTCTCAGGAAAAACGGTCTGCTGGAAAAATCAGTCATAGCCGTCTACGGCGATCACACGGCAATACCGCGCTGGGACAGGGCGGATCTTTCGCGTTTCCTTAACAGGGATTTCGCACAAGCTGCCGTATGGTGCAGCGAGCAGACTGTTCCGCTAATTATCCGCACTCCGCGGAAAACACTGCGCGGCAAAGGGTATCAGGCAGGAGGGCTGCTTGACGTGCCCAAGACGCTCACCACGCTACTCGGCGTTGATTTCAAATACACGCTCGGCAGAAATCTTTTTGACGGCAGCGTTCAGGAGCCCGTAGTTTTCAAAAGCGAAGCCTACGTGTACGGAAACAGCTACGTAGAACCTTCAAAAAAAGAAGCTCACACCCTCGCCGGCGGCAAAAAGCTTGATTATTCGAAATTTGACGAAATAACCGCAAGGGCAAAACAGCAGCACGAATACAGCAACACGATGCTTGAATACAATCTGCTGAAAAAAATTAAAAAGAAGTAATTTACAATCTGCGGACAAGTGCTATAATTTGCTAAACTTAATATTGCAATTAAAGGATAGAGGCGCAGTTGTCAAGAGTAGCACCGGCGGAACAGATGCCGCAAAATCGTTGCCGGTGCGAAAGGGGCTGCTGCCGAAGGCGGGAAGCTGCGAACCCTGCCCGGGCAATCGGACAATATCCGTTTGACTGTCGCTTATGCGGAGAGCTATGGATTAATTGAACCCATGAATGCCTGACGGCGTTCGCTTTTGGTTAATCAAAGCTGATGCAGGGCATCGGCTTTTTCTTTATAAAACATACAACAGAACGGGAGGCAGTTCACATGAAAAAAAATCCGATATTCAGAGGAGTCGCAACGGCTCTTATCACTCCCTGCACAGACGCCGGGCTTGACCTTGACTCATTCGGAAAGCTTATCGACTGGCAGATTGAGCAGGGCGTCAACGCGCTTGTAATAGCCGGAACAACCGGAGAAGGTTCAACCCTGACTGACGAAGAACACCGCCTTGCGATAAAATTTTCGGTAGAACGCACGGCAGGCAGAGTGCCTGTAATCGCAGGAACAGGCTCCAATGACACAAGCTATGCAATCTCGCTTACAAAATACGCATGCGAGGTCGGCGCGGACGCTATGCTTGTTGTAACGCCGTATTACAACAAGGCCACGCAGAAAGGGCTTGTTACGATGTACAACGCAATCGCGGACGCATCTGCAAAACCGATTATTCTTTACAACGTTCCGTCGCGCACCGGCGTGAACATTGAACCTGCCACCTACGTGAAGCTTGCGGAGCATCCGAATATTGCGGCAATCAAAGAAGCGAACAGCAACATTTCAAAAATAGTGGAGGCGGCGGCTCTTGTCGGCGACAAACTCAACATATATTCAGGCAACGACGACCAGATAGTGCCGATTATGTCAATGGGCGGACTCGGCGTAATATCGGTGCTTTCAAACGTCGCTCCCGTTCAGACGACGGAAATCTGCAAGCGTTTCTTCAAGGGTGACGTTGCCGGTGCGGCTAAGCTGCAGGGCGAAATGCTTCCGCTTATCAAGGCTCTTTTCTGCGAAGTCAACCCGATACCGGTGAAAGCGGCAATGGCAGCTATGGGCTGGTGCAAAAACTACGTCAGGCTTCCGCTCACGCCGATGGAAGAAGAGCACTTTGACAGTATGCTTGACGTTATGCGCAGCATGGGACTGATAAAATAAAATGAAAATTATTATTCACGGCTATACGGGCAGAATGGGGCAGATGCTTGTTTCGCTTTCGGAGCGCGAAAACAGCGCTTTTGAAGTTGCGTCCAAAGTAAGCCCGGACTGCCCTTCTGAAACAGAAAACTGTTATACGGAGCTTGACCATTTCACCGGTGAGGCAGACTGCATAATAGACTTTTCAAACCACGCTGCGGCAAAAACTTTAACGGACTATGCTGTAAAGCGCGGTATTCCGCTGGTTGTGGCAACTACCGGACATAATGAAAGCGAGCTTGAAGCGATAAAACGCGCGGCGGAGCACGTCCCTGTTTTCTTCTCTGCGAACATGTCCGTCGGTGTAGCCCTTCTTGCAAATTTGGCAAAAGAGGCTGCGTCTGCTTTCCCTGACGCCGATATTGAAATAATTGAAACGCACCACAACCAGAAGCTTGACGTTCCGAGCGGAACCGCTTTGCTACTGGCGCGAAAAATTAAAGAGGCGCGAAGCGGCGCGGAAATACTTGTCGGCCGCCATGAAAACGGAAAACGCGGCAAAGAGATTGGAATACATTCCGTCCGTCTCGGAAACGAAACCGGAAGGCACACAATAATTATCTCTGCTGGAAGCGAAACAATTACTCTGGAACACAAGGCGGAAAACAGAATGTTGTTTGCCGAAGGAGCGGTCGCGGCTGCTAAATTTATCTGCGGCAAAAAAGCAGGCTTCTATACGATGGAAGATATCATAGGGTAAAAAATCGAATTACCAATGACCAAGTACCAATTACCGATTAAGGTGCCGGCATAAATGCCGGCGTTGTAAAAGAAACACCGTCTTACTGCAGGACGTAAAGCATTCTCAGTTGTAAGGAGAAGGAAACAGAAATGATAAAAGTAACAAAATTCGGCGGCAGTTCGCTTGCTTCCGCCGAACAGTTTAAAAAAGTTGCGGACATCGTAAAATCAGACAAAGACAGGCGCTTTGTCATAGCTTCCGCACCCGGCAAAAGAAATTCCGCAGATACAAAAGTGACTGACATGCTCTACGGTTGCTGCGAGCTTGCGCGGCAGGGCAAGCCGTTTGACGGGGCGCTTGAGCAGATACGCGGACGTTTTGAGGAAATCGCCTCAGGGCTTGGCATTGAATTTGACCTGCAGAGCGAATTTGACGAAATAGCAAAGCAGCTTGAAAAACCGCAGAAAGACTATATGGCAAGCCGCGGTGAACATCTTAACTCAAAGATACTCGCAAAATATCTTGGTTTTGAATTTGTCGAAGCCGCGGACTGCGTTCTGTTTGACGAAAACGGAAAATACATGCAGGAAGAAAGCAATCTGCTGCTTGCACAGAGGCTTGAAAGTGTCAAATACGCGGTTATTCCCGGATTTTACGGCGCAAAAGCCGACGGCACAATAAAAACCTTTTCGCGCGGAGGCTCTGACGTAACAGGATCGATAGTTGCGAGAGCAGTGTCTGCGGACATATACGAAAACTGGACGGACGTGTCCGGCGTGTTTGCCGCTGACCCGAGAATTGTCAAAAATCCCAGAGTAATCAGCCGCGTGACCTACAGTGAACTCCGCGAACTGTCCTATATGGGCGCGTCGGTATTGCATGAAGACGCTGTATTTCCCGTGCGCAGAGCGGGAATACCAATCAACATACGCAACACGAACTGTCCGGAAGCTGAAGGGACGATGATAGTTTCCGAACTGCCGCAGGGCGCAAAACGGCACGTGATAACCGGAATAGCAGGACGCAAAGGCTTCAGCACGGTTTTAGTCGAAAAAGCGATGATGAACGCCGAAACGGGTTTCGGAGCTGCGCTGTTGAAAATTTTTGCAGACAACGGCGTATCTTTTGAACACGTGCCGTCGGGCATAGACACAATGTCCGTTGTTGTAAGCACTGAGGGCTTTAACCCCGTGCGCGAAAAAGTCATTGAAACGATACAAAATGAACTGAAACCGGACAATATCAGTACAGAAGACGGAATTGCACTGATAGCGGTTGTCGGACACAGAATGGCGTCGGCAAAAGGCGTTGCCGCGAAAATCTGCTCCGCAATATCCAAATCAGACATCAACATACGAATGATAGACCAGGGGCCAAGCGAATTGAACATGATCTTCGGCATTGACGCGGAAAATTACGAAACGGCAATCAGGGGTATATACGAAGAAATTAAAGATTTGATATAGGTATCGAGCAATTCGGCTGCGGGAATAACCTGCAGCTTTTTTTGTAAAATTATGCAATAAGTTATATAATAAGCAGTCAGTTTTCGGCGCCGGAGTGCGCTGGCCGGTCAGGGGGAGGCACGCCTGTTATGGAACACAGCGAAATTTTTTATTACGTTATCTGGATTGCATGGTGGTTTGTCCAGTTTATACTTTATCTGCTCATCTTCCTTCTTACAGTTGACGGCATATATCAGATTATTGTAAGTCTCAAAGGTTTCGGTCAGCAGGCAGCGATGCCTTCGGCAAAACGTTTCCGCCGTTTTGCGGTGCTTGTTCCTGCCCATAACGAAGAAAAAGTTATAGGGCCGCTTATGACAAGCCTTGCGGAGCAGAATTATCCGAAGAACTGTTACAAGGTCTTTGCTTCGTGCGACAACTGCTCTGACGGAACCGTTGACGTTGTCCGCGCGAGTGGCGCGACTGCCCTTGAACGCCATGATCTGGAGCATAACGGCAAGACGTGGAACGTCCGCTGGGCTCTGACGCAGATTCCTCTGGCGGAGTACGACGCGCTTGTTATGTTTGACGCGGACAATCTCGCCGACGAAAATTTCCTTATGTATATGAACGACTATATGGAGCTGCATCCTGAAGCAGAGGCAATCCAGGGCGTGCTTGACGTCAAAAACCCTGACGACAACTGGCTTACGCGTTCCTACGCGCTTGCCTACTGGTTTTCAAACCGTTTCTGGCAGCTTGCGAGGGGACTTTGGGGACTTTCCTGCACGCTTGGCGGCACCGGTCTTGTAATCCGAGCCGCAACGCTTGAGAGAATCGGCTGGAATTTGGAAAGCCTTACGGAAGACCTTGAGATGTCAACGAGGCTTATTCTTTCCGGCAGCCGCGTGCATTGGAACAACGCAGCCGTGATTTACGACGAGAAACCGCAGGATTTAAAAATTTCAGTCAAACAAAGAACGCGTTGGATGCAGGGGCATTACTGGGTTTTTTGGCATTACGGCAGGGATTCGCTCAGAGCGTTTTTCGCCACCGGCAGACTGCAGTATCTTGACCTTTTCCTTTATCTGCTCGCTCCCGTCAAATCCTGCCTCGGCATAATTATCCTGTTTGCAGGTATGGCGTATACGCTCGTGAACAATCTTATACTTTTCCCGACAATGTCGAAGGGCACGCCGCATGACACGGCGTCATGGCTTTGGTTCTTTGCCTTTCCGATAGTCAGCATGATTGTTTTCTGCGTTATCTGCGCGATTATAGGACCTTCGATGCGCGAGAAAAAGTTCACGCTGCGCTATGTTAAGGATACCTTTGCCTATTTCTGGTTCGGTCTTACGTGGATACCGCTGCTTTTCCGCGCGGCGTTCCTTGCGAAGGATCAAAGCACGTGGGTTAAGACAGAACATACCCGCGGAATTTCCGTTTCAGACGTTTCAAAATAAGGGGTTATAAATGAATTATTCTTCACAGTTCAGCCTTTTGAAGAAACGCAGTTTTCTGCCTATGTTTATTACGCAGTTTCTTGCGGCCTTCAATGACAACCTTTTCAAAAACGCGCTCGTTATTCTTATAACCTACCGGCTTGCCGACGAGTACGGCATAAACGGTCAGGTGCTTGTAACCGCGGTTGCGGGCGTGTTTGTCTTGCCTATGATTATCTTTTCGGCTTTTGCCGGTCAGCTCGCAGACAAATACGACAAGACTGTTTTGATAAAAGTTATAAAGATTGCCGAAATAGCAATTATGATTTTTGCTTCGATCGCTTTCTGCTACAACAAGATGTGGTGGCTGATAATTCTGCTGTTCTGCATGGGCACTCATTCGGCATTTTTCGGTCCTATCAAATACAGCATTCTCCCTCAGCACCTGAACGAAAACGAACTTGTCGCGGGCAACGGGCTTGTCAGCGCCGGAACTTTTATAGCAATTCTTTTAGGAACAATTTCAGGCGGGCTGCTTGTGCTTCGCGAGTCGGGACACGTTTTTATTTCAGCCGCAATTCTTTCCACAGCTTTGCTTGGCTGGATTGCCTGCCTCTTCATTCCGTCTGCGCCTTCTTCGCAGCCTGACCTTGAACTTAACTGGAACATTTTTTCGGCAACGTGGCAGATTGTCGGAAATACCAGAAAGAACAGAGCGGTTTTCCGCGCTATTCTCGGTATCTGCTGGTTTTGGTTTGTCGGCGCGGTATTTCTTGCCCAGTGCCCGAACTTCGCAAAAAATATAATCGGAGCCAACGAGCAGGTTTCAACGCTTTTCATAGTTATTTTTTCTGTCGGTGTCGGGCTTGGTTCAATGCTTTGCAACAGACTTCTTAAAGGCGAGGTCTCAACGCGTTTTGTTCCTCTTGCCTGCCTGGGTATGAGCCTTTCAATTTTCGTGCTCGCTTTTGTCTGCCGTTTTGTGCCGCATTATCCGTCGCTTGTCGGTGTCGGAGACTTTGTGAAAGCTCCCGCGGCGTGCGCGGTTATGGGTATGCTTCTTTTGATGACGATGTGCGGCGGTCTTTACAACGTCCCGATGTATGCTCTCATGCAAGACAGAACGCCGAAAGAAGAGATGGCGAGAGCCGTCGCCTGCCTTAACGTAAGCGATTCATTCGGAATGGTGCTCTCGGCGGTGTTCAGCATGGGTCTTCTTGCCTGCCGTGCGACCGTCGTGCATATCTTTATCTGTCTCGGCATTGCCAATCTCGGCGTCGCCCTGTTTGTCAGGAAAATAGAGAAGGCTGAAAAATGAACGGACTCAGGGAAAGAATAATTTCTACTGCGCTTGCAATGAGCCGCAGCGGTCTTGTCCGCGGAACCTCAGGCAATATTTCCGCGAGAACGGAGCGTGGTTTTTTGATTACTCCGAGCGGTATGGCGTATGAAAGTCTTGTGCCGGAAGATTTGCCGGAAATGGATTTCATGCTGCGGCAGATTTCCGGAAACAGAAAACCGTCAATAGAAAAAGAGATGCACGGACTTATCCTGAAGAACAGAAATGATGTGGGTGCAGTTGTTCACGCTCATTCGGTATACGCGTCGGCGGTTGCCTCTGCAAGAAAAGATATTCCTGTCATTACGGACAATATCGCAGCGTTTTTCGGCTGTGCCGTGCCGTGTGCCGAATATGCGCCCGCAGGAAGCCCTGAGCTTGCGCGTAACGTGCTTTCAGCGCTCGGCAAAGGCTTCGGCGTTCTGCTCGCAAATCACGGTGCGCTTTGTGTTGGTGCAACTCCTGAGGAAGCTTTGCTGCGCTGCGAAATTCTTGAAGAAACTGCAAAAATTTACGTTTTGTCGCAGCTTTTGGGCGGGGCTGTTGCTTTGGATGACAAGGCTGCTGCCGAACAGTACAGCGCCATGCAGAAAAATTACGGTCAGACAAAATGAAAAAAGTGCTTACCGTAGCCGGCTCGGATTGCAGCGGGGGAGCCGGTATTCAGGCTGATTTGAAAACAATGACGGCGCTCGGAGTCTATGGAATGAGCGTTGTTACTTCTCTCACGGCGCAGAACACTGCCGGTGTGTATGCTGTCTGCGACACACCGCCTGAATTTGTAGCGCAGCAGTTTGACGCCGTTTTCAGCGACATACGTCCTGACGCGGTAAAAATAGGTATGCTGTCCAACGCGGAAATTATCCGCGTCGTTGCTCAAAAACTTGCGGAATACAAAGCCTGTAATATTGTAGCCGACCCTGTTATGGTTTCAACAAGCGGCTGCAGACTTCTTGCCCCGGACGCTGAACGCAGTCTTACAGACTTAATTCTGCCGTCAGCGCTGCTGATTACCCCGAATATTCCGGAGGCAGAGGCACTCTGCGGCTTTAAAATAGCGTCCAGAGACGATATGCTGAAAGCGGCGGAAGTTCTTGCCCGTGCGAATAGAACTAACGTACTTCTTAAAGGCGGACATCTTGACGGAAATGCCGACGACCTGCTTTACTGCGTGAAGGACGGGGCGTGCTGGTTTGAAGCGGAGAAAATAGACAATCCCAACACTCACGGCACGGGCTGTACGCTTTCCTCCGCTATTGCCTGCGGGCTTGCAAAGGGGCTTGAACTGCGTGAAAGCGTGCGAACGGCAAAAGAATACGTTTCAGGCGCCCTTTCGGCGCGTTTGAATTTGGGAAAGGGAAGCGGGCCGTTAAACCACTGCTGGAAAATAAATTAACGCTGAAATTAAGACATAAAAAAACAGAGCCTTGCGGCTCTGTTTTCTGCCGTTTATTAGTCTTCCTGGGAGATTGCGCCAACCGGGCAGGTTGAAACACAGGCTCCGCATTCGACGCAGGTGTCAGTATCAACGCGTGATTTGCCGTCTTCGATACTGATTGCCGATACCGGGCAGACACCGGCGCAGGCTTCGCATCCCACGCAGGCATCCTGGTCAACATGTGCCTTTGCCATCCTGAAAAACCTCCTTGAGGAAGAATTTTGAACTGCGTTACAGAGGGTATTGTACTCTAAATCCTGTATTTTGCAAGTACATGATATAAAATTAATTATAACGGAATAAAATCGGCGTTTTTGTAATATAATAATATAGGTTTTATGCGGGGGGATTGAGGTATGCAGTATACGCCCATATTGGATACGGAGCAGGCAAAAACAAAAAATCTGAGCAGATCGGTAATATACGCTGTGTTCGGAATATATCTCATCGGCTATTCGGCTTATGCCGCATACAGCCGTGAAAGTCTCAAAACGATACTTGCGGCGTTTGTAATCGGCGGCGTTGTCCTTTTCGCGTCAAATTTCAGCAAGCGCTTCTTTATTGCGGATGAAGGAATAGTGCAGTCCGTGCGCAGCTGGTCAGGCAGGCAGGATACTCTGATGCCGTGGGAAGATTTGTTTCTCGTGTCGTTTGTCACAGAAAAAGACAATCTGACAGCATACTTTGACAACGGCGAAAAGGTGTGGAAGCTTGATTTCCCGAGCTGGCAGAGAAAAGAGCTGAAACAGCTTGTCATAAAATATCTTCCTGATATGGAAATAAACGAAATAACCAAGAAATGACAGCGTAACGCGGCGGCGTAAAATTTGTCTGCCGCGTTTGTGTAAAAAATAACGAAGCATAATACATATAGGGGGTGCCTGTATGGGTGAAAGAAGTATAAACGAACTGTGCGGCGAGCTTTTGGAAAAGCGCGCGCTCATTGAGGCGGGAGGCGGACAGAAAGCCGTTGATTTCCAGCATTCCAAAGGCAAACTGACTGCACGGGAAAGAATAGCGCTTCTGCTTGACGAAGGCAGCTTTGTTGAAATTGACGAGTTTATCGTGCACCGCTGCTGCGATTTCGGACTGTCTGAAAAATATTTCCCTGGAGACGGCGTTGTAACAGGCTACGGTACGGTTGACGGCAGAACAGTGTACGTGTACGCGCAGGATTTCACTGTAATAGGCGGATCACTTGGCGAAATGCATTCTGCCAAAATCTGTAAAATTCAGGATTTGGCGCTCAAGAACGGAGCTCCCTGCATCGGCATCAATGATTCCGGCGGAGCCAGAATACAGGAAGGTATAGACTCTCTTTCCGGCTTCGGCAAAATATTTTTCAGAAACGTTAAAGCAAGTGGCATTATTCCGCAGCTGTCCGTCATAGCCGGAACCTGTGCCGGTGGGGCGGTCTACAGCCCTGCTCTTACTGATTTCGTGTTTATGGTGAACAAAACCGGCGTAATGCATATAACAGGCCCTGCGGTTATTAAAGCCGTAACCGGCGAAAGCGTAACCTCGGAAGAAATAGGCGGCGCAACGGCGCACAATGCCGTTTCAGGCTGCGCACATTTTTATGCCGAAAATGAACAGGACTGCTTCTGTCAGGTAAGAAAACTGCTCAGCTACATTCCGTCGAACAATATGGAGGAAGCTCCTTACGTTGAAACCGGCGATTCGACGGCACGTGCCGACATATCCCTGCGCGAAGCGGTTCCCGTAGATCCTAACACGCCTTACGACGTGCGCAGGGTAATTGAAACGGTTTTTGACAACGGGGAATTTTTTGAAGTGCAGCCGATGTTTGCAAAGAATATGGTTACAGGCTTTGCAAGGCTCGGAGGACGTTCCGTCGGAGTAATTGCCAATCAGGCGTGCGAGCTTGCCGGCTGCATAGACATAGACGCGGCGGACAAAGCGGGGCGTTTCGTGCGTTTCTGCGACGCATTCAACATTCCTGTCGTTACCTTCGTTGACGTTCCCGGCTATCTTCCGGGACGCGATCAGGAAATGCGCGGCATAATCCGCCACGGAGCGAAACTGATTTACGCTTACAGTGAAGCAACAATTCCGAAAGTTACCGTCATTCTCCGCAAGGCATACGGCGGTTCATACATAGCTATGTGCTGCAAGGAACTCGGAGCCGACGCCGTTATGGCTTGGCCGACAGCCCGCGTTGCGGTTATGGGTGCCGAGGGCGCCGCGAAGATTATTTTCAAGCATGAGATCGAAACGGCGGACAACAAGGCTGCCGTACGCGACGAGAAAATCGCGGAGTACAGGCGTATGTTTGAAAATCCGTACAGGGCTCTTGAGCACGGACACATTGACAGCGTAATCCTTCCGGAAGAAACGCGCGCGATGATTTATCAGGCGCTTGTCGCCAACGAAACTAAAGACGAGCAGCGTCCGGTGCGCAAGCACGGCGTAATGCCGAATTAGGCGCGAAATGAGTACGGCGGAATATTTCACAGGGGTGCAGGGCGGCGTACTGATGTCGCTGATAGCGTTCAGCATAGTTTTTATTCTGATTGGCTTTATTATGCTTTTGATGATGTCGCTTCACAAAGCCTGCTACAGGGCGGCGCAGAAAAAAGCGGCAGCGGAGAACGCTATGGCGCGTGAAACCGTGCCTGCCGCGGAGCCTGAAAAAGACGACGGTACAGAACTGGCGGCGGTTATTTCCGCTGCTGTTATGCAGTTTGTCTCGCAGGACGCGAAAGTTCTTTCTTTCAGACCTTCAGCGGCTGCCGCCCCGAAGAAAACGATGTGGGGCCGACTGAACAGACTGCGTAATTTCGAAAACGGCACAACAGCAAGATAAATATTTGGGGAGGAACGGATATGATAAAAAATTACAAAATTACGGTCAACGGCAAAAGCTACGATGTAACGGTTGAAGACGGAACTGCACAGCCTCAGGCACAGCCTGCGCCGGCGCAGGCGATAGGACAGCCTGAACCGCGGAAAGCACCTGAAACGCCGGTGTCAGCAGAGCCGAAAGCGGCAGAAAAAATCAGCGGCGCAGTAGAAGCCCCGATGCCGGGTAAAATTCTTAAGGTTCTCGTCGCCGAAGGCGATACTGTTAAAGCCGGACAGCTTGTGGTAATTCTTGAAGCCATGAAAATGGAAAACGAGATATTTGCAACGGCTGA contains the following coding sequences:
- the thiD gene encoding bifunctional hydroxymethylpyrimidine kinase/phosphomethylpyrimidine kinase, which codes for MKKVLTVAGSDCSGGAGIQADLKTMTALGVYGMSVVTSLTAQNTAGVYAVCDTPPEFVAQQFDAVFSDIRPDAVKIGMLSNAEIIRVVAQKLAEYKACNIVADPVMVSTSGCRLLAPDAERSLTDLILPSALLITPNIPEAEALCGFKIASRDDMLKAAEVLARANRTNVLLKGGHLDGNADDLLYCVKDGACWFEAEKIDNPNTHGTGCTLSSAIACGLAKGLELRESVRTAKEYVSGALSARLNLGKGSGPLNHCWKIN
- a CDS encoding aspartate kinase produces the protein MIKVTKFGGSSLASAEQFKKVADIVKSDKDRRFVIASAPGKRNSADTKVTDMLYGCCELARQGKPFDGALEQIRGRFEEIASGLGIEFDLQSEFDEIAKQLEKPQKDYMASRGEHLNSKILAKYLGFEFVEAADCVLFDENGKYMQEESNLLLAQRLESVKYAVIPGFYGAKADGTIKTFSRGGSDVTGSIVARAVSADIYENWTDVSGVFAADPRIVKNPRVISRVTYSELRELSYMGASVLHEDAVFPVRRAGIPINIRNTNCPEAEGTMIVSELPQGAKRHVITGIAGRKGFSTVLVEKAMMNAETGFGAALLKIFADNGVSFEHVPSGIDTMSVVVSTEGFNPVREKVIETIQNELKPDNISTEDGIALIAVVGHRMASAKGVAAKICSAISKSDINIRMIDQGPSELNMIFGIDAENYETAIRGIYEEIKDLI
- a CDS encoding 4-hydroxy-tetrahydrodipicolinate synthase encodes the protein MKKNPIFRGVATALITPCTDAGLDLDSFGKLIDWQIEQGVNALVIAGTTGEGSTLTDEEHRLAIKFSVERTAGRVPVIAGTGSNDTSYAISLTKYACEVGADAMLVVTPYYNKATQKGLVTMYNAIADASAKPIILYNVPSRTGVNIEPATYVKLAEHPNIAAIKEANSNISKIVEAAALVGDKLNIYSGNDDQIVPIMSMGGLGVISVLSNVAPVQTTEICKRFFKGDVAGAAKLQGEMLPLIKALFCEVNPIPVKAAMAAMGWCKNYVRLPLTPMEEEHFDSMLDVMRSMGLIK
- a CDS encoding class II aldolase/adducin family protein gives rise to the protein MNGLRERIISTALAMSRSGLVRGTSGNISARTERGFLITPSGMAYESLVPEDLPEMDFMLRQISGNRKPSIEKEMHGLILKNRNDVGAVVHAHSVYASAVASARKDIPVITDNIAAFFGCAVPCAEYAPAGSPELARNVLSALGKGFGVLLANHGALCVGATPEEALLRCEILEETAKIYVLSQLLGGAVALDDKAAAEQYSAMQKNYGQTK
- a CDS encoding MFS transporter; its protein translation is MNYSSQFSLLKKRSFLPMFITQFLAAFNDNLFKNALVILITYRLADEYGINGQVLVTAVAGVFVLPMIIFSAFAGQLADKYDKTVLIKVIKIAEIAIMIFASIAFCYNKMWWLIILLFCMGTHSAFFGPIKYSILPQHLNENELVAGNGLVSAGTFIAILLGTISGGLLVLRESGHVFISAAILSTALLGWIACLFIPSAPSSQPDLELNWNIFSATWQIVGNTRKNRAVFRAILGICWFWFVGAVFLAQCPNFAKNIIGANEQVSTLFIVIFSVGVGLGSMLCNRLLKGEVSTRFVPLACLGMSLSIFVLAFVCRFVPHYPSLVGVGDFVKAPAACAVMGMLLLMTMCGGLYNVPMYALMQDRTPKEEMARAVACLNVSDSFGMVLSAVFSMGLLACRATVVHIFICLGIANLGVALFVRKIEKAEK
- a CDS encoding biotin/lipoyl-binding protein yields the protein MIKNYKITVNGKSYDVTVEDGTAQPQAQPAPAQAIGQPEPRKAPETPVSAEPKAAEKISGAVEAPMPGKILKVLVAEGDTVKAGQLVVILEAMKMENEIFATADGTVQKIVCKTGASVSTGDALLVIA
- a CDS encoding 4Fe-4S binding protein gives rise to the protein MAKAHVDQDACVGCEACAGVCPVSAISIEDGKSRVDTDTCVECGACVSTCPVGAISQED
- the dapB gene encoding 4-hydroxy-tetrahydrodipicolinate reductase — protein: MKIIIHGYTGRMGQMLVSLSERENSAFEVASKVSPDCPSETENCYTELDHFTGEADCIIDFSNHAAAKTLTDYAVKRGIPLVVATTGHNESELEAIKRAAEHVPVFFSANMSVGVALLANLAKEAASAFPDADIEIIETHHNQKLDVPSGTALLLARKIKEARSGAEILVGRHENGKRGKEIGIHSVRLGNETGRHTIIISAGSETITLEHKAENRMLFAEGAVAAAKFICGKKAGFYTMEDIIG
- a CDS encoding OadG family protein; translation: MSTAEYFTGVQGGVLMSLIAFSIVFILIGFIMLLMMSLHKACYRAAQKKAAAENAMARETVPAAEPEKDDGTELAAVISAAVMQFVSQDAKVLSFRPSAAAAPKKTMWGRLNRLRNFENGTTAR
- a CDS encoding methylmalonyl-CoA carboxyltransferase, with the protein product MGERSINELCGELLEKRALIEAGGGQKAVDFQHSKGKLTARERIALLLDEGSFVEIDEFIVHRCCDFGLSEKYFPGDGVVTGYGTVDGRTVYVYAQDFTVIGGSLGEMHSAKICKIQDLALKNGAPCIGINDSGGARIQEGIDSLSGFGKIFFRNVKASGIIPQLSVIAGTCAGGAVYSPALTDFVFMVNKTGVMHITGPAVIKAVTGESVTSEEIGGATAHNAVSGCAHFYAENEQDCFCQVRKLLSYIPSNNMEEAPYVETGDSTARADISLREAVPVDPNTPYDVRRVIETVFDNGEFFEVQPMFAKNMVTGFARLGGRSVGVIANQACELAGCIDIDAADKAGRFVRFCDAFNIPVVTFVDVPGYLPGRDQEMRGIIRHGAKLIYAYSEATIPKVTVILRKAYGGSYIAMCCKELGADAVMAWPTARVAVMGAEGAAKIIFKHEIETADNKAAVRDEKIAEYRRMFENPYRALEHGHIDSVILPEETRAMIYQALVANETKDEQRPVRKHGVMPN
- a CDS encoding glycosyltransferase family 2 protein encodes the protein MEHSEIFYYVIWIAWWFVQFILYLLIFLLTVDGIYQIIVSLKGFGQQAAMPSAKRFRRFAVLVPAHNEEKVIGPLMTSLAEQNYPKNCYKVFASCDNCSDGTVDVVRASGATALERHDLEHNGKTWNVRWALTQIPLAEYDALVMFDADNLADENFLMYMNDYMELHPEAEAIQGVLDVKNPDDNWLTRSYALAYWFSNRFWQLARGLWGLSCTLGGTGLVIRAATLERIGWNLESLTEDLEMSTRLILSGSRVHWNNAAVIYDEKPQDLKISVKQRTRWMQGHYWVFWHYGRDSLRAFFATGRLQYLDLFLYLLAPVKSCLGIIILFAGMAYTLVNNLILFPTMSKGTPHDTASWLWFFAFPIVSMIVFCVICAIIGPSMREKKFTLRYVKDTFAYFWFGLTWIPLLFRAAFLAKDQSTWVKTEHTRGISVSDVSK